One window of Atribacter laminatus genomic DNA carries:
- the ispD gene encoding 2-C-methyl-D-erythritol 4-phosphate cytidylyltransferase, translated as MFIALIVAAGTGERMNTIIPKQFLPVLGKPLLAHTIDVFEKSPLIDEIIVVINKNHEKQFRDQVLTNIHAKKALRFVFGGNTRQDSVYAGLELIFNRPNDYVLIHDGVRPLVSDEILKRSVEDVVKYGAVCCAIPSVDTLKVSKNNNCIESTLDRSMVWRAQTPQSFKISIIWEAIQKAKADGFCATDDSAMVERLGIPVYLVIGSEENYKITTPQDFIRAEENLRWIKS; from the coding sequence TTGTTCATAGCGTTGATCGTTGCTGCCGGGACTGGAGAAAGAATGAACACAATTATTCCCAAACAATTTTTACCGGTTTTAGGAAAACCGCTGTTAGCACATACTATTGATGTGTTTGAAAAGTCACCCTTAATTGATGAAATAATTGTTGTTATTAACAAAAATCATGAAAAGCAGTTCCGGGATCAAGTTCTAACCAATATACACGCCAAAAAAGCATTACGTTTTGTTTTTGGTGGAAACACCAGACAGGACTCAGTCTACGCCGGATTGGAATTAATTTTTAACCGTCCTAACGATTATGTCTTAATTCATGATGGAGTTCGACCCTTGGTAAGTGATGAAATACTCAAACGCTCAGTAGAGGATGTCGTAAAATATGGAGCGGTGTGCTGTGCTATACCATCGGTTGACACCTTAAAGGTGAGTAAAAATAATAACTGTATTGAATCAACTTTAGATCGATCAATGGTTTGGAGAGCCCAGACCCCTCAATCATTTAAGATTTCAATTATTTGGGAAGCCATCCAAAAAGCCAAAGCTGACGGTTTTTGTGCGACTGATGATTCAGCCATGGTTGAGCGGTTGGGAATTCCAGTTTACTTGGTAATCGGTTCTGAAGAAAATTATAAAATAACCACACCCCAGGACTTTATCCGAGCCGAGGAGAATTTACGATGGATAAAATCCTGA
- a CDS encoding PIN/TRAM domain-containing protein produces the protein MTSGGKWGYIVSIIIVFILSTLIYRSLQTSLNLYSWLGIILITGIYSFIAYLSQKYTGFFFLEKWNKISLAVNRLSAIDILVALGGLIVGLVIGALLTYPLSFLFSKITTLPLLVTLACGIIGLALAIIRKEDIIMIFTGIPKMKLLRGQNNIAKILDTSSIVDGRIADICKTGFVEGDMIIPRFVLKELQQVADSQDPLKRSRGRRGLDILNKMRKEKKVNIRIVERDFIEIRDVDAKLIKMAKVMGAKVITNDYNLNKIAELEGVEVLNINELANSLKPYVLPGEELRVQIIREGKESDQGVGYLDDGTMVVVEGGKKYINVVIDTVVTSVLQTPAGRMIFAKPRGKM, from the coding sequence ATGACGAGTGGTGGTAAGTGGGGGTATATCGTTTCGATTATTATTGTCTTTATTCTGAGTACTTTAATTTACCGATCCCTACAAACTTCACTAAATCTGTATTCATGGCTTGGAATTATTCTCATTACCGGTATTTATAGTTTTATTGCCTATTTAAGCCAGAAATATACCGGATTTTTTTTCCTGGAGAAATGGAATAAAATCTCCCTCGCAGTTAATCGGCTGTCTGCTATTGATATTTTAGTTGCTTTAGGGGGATTGATTGTAGGCCTGGTGATTGGAGCCCTTTTAACCTACCCTCTTTCCTTCCTTTTTAGTAAGATTACTACTCTACCACTGTTAGTGACTTTGGCTTGTGGCATTATTGGTTTGGCATTGGCAATAATTCGCAAAGAAGATATTATTATGATTTTTACCGGAATCCCGAAAATGAAACTTTTACGGGGGCAAAACAATATAGCTAAAATACTTGATACGAGTTCAATCGTAGATGGACGAATAGCAGATATTTGCAAAACCGGTTTTGTTGAAGGTGACATGATAATACCTCGATTTGTTCTAAAAGAATTACAGCAAGTTGCCGATTCCCAAGATCCCTTGAAGAGAAGTCGAGGGCGGCGAGGCTTGGATATTTTAAATAAAATGAGAAAGGAAAAAAAGGTTAATATCCGCATCGTTGAGAGAGATTTTATCGAGATACGGGATGTCGATGCCAAGTTGATCAAGATGGCAAAAGTAATGGGGGCAAAAGTAATTACCAATGATTATAATTTGAACAAAATTGCTGAGTTAGAAGGAGTTGAAGTTCTTAATATCAACGAACTCGCTAACTCGTTAAAGCCCTATGTATTGCCAGGAGAAGAACTGAGAGTGCAAATCATTCGAGAAGGGAAAGAATCCGATCAAGGAGTAGGGTATTTGGACGATGGAACCATGGTGGTGGTTGAGGGAGGAAAAAAATACATCAATGTTGTAATAGATACCGTTGTAACCAGCGTTCTACAGACTCCGGCGGGAAGGATGATTTTTGCCAAACCGAGAGGAAAAATGTAA
- the radA gene encoding DNA repair protein RadA produces MKKSEFVCQTCEYSTPSWLGKCPQCGGWNTFKEIVSLPPKSAKKNGSKSNTQPISFPDLFNQNYEIDRRFGTSLVEVDRVLGGGIVEGSLSLLSGDPGIGKSTLLLAIAAGIARQGKKVLYISTEESLHQLFIRLQRFGFKPNPNLWLHSTDSYNDIELSIENITPSLIIIDSIQNLSLDELDVMPGNISLIRDLSSRFMDISKKKNIAIFLVGHVTKEGIVAGPRTLEHLVDVVLYLDGEAHHQLRVLRSVKNRFGSTQEVGLLEMKEEGLVELIDPSKFFLVEKDIDNSSTARTVLAEGRRALLLEVQTLANQSYLDYPRRVSVGFDVNRLHLLVAVIEKRVRIRFGQQDIYLNMAGGMKVTETTPDLAICFSLISSRLEKSLNKNTIYLGEVGLGGEIRPVHFFEGRIQEAARMGISRVVTSQYHLHNSAKKKLKGLKIIGYQTLYEAAQKENLVP; encoded by the coding sequence GTGAAAAAATCGGAGTTTGTTTGTCAGACTTGTGAATATTCCACCCCCAGCTGGCTGGGGAAATGTCCCCAGTGCGGGGGGTGGAATACTTTTAAAGAAATTGTTTCTTTGCCCCCAAAATCCGCAAAAAAAAATGGGTCTAAGTCCAATACTCAACCAATCTCTTTTCCAGACCTATTTAATCAAAATTACGAAATTGATCGGCGGTTTGGTACGAGTTTGGTCGAAGTTGATCGTGTCTTAGGCGGTGGTATTGTTGAAGGATCTCTTTCCCTTTTGAGTGGAGACCCAGGAATTGGGAAGTCCACTTTGCTTTTAGCAATAGCCGCTGGAATTGCCCGTCAAGGAAAAAAAGTGCTCTATATTAGTACTGAAGAATCACTCCATCAGCTTTTTATCAGGTTACAACGTTTTGGTTTTAAACCAAACCCCAATTTATGGCTTCATTCAACTGATAGTTATAACGATATAGAGCTAAGCATAGAGAATATCACTCCGTCTCTAATTATTATCGATTCAATACAAAATTTATCTTTGGATGAACTAGATGTCATGCCTGGGAACATCTCTCTCATCCGCGATTTGAGTTCTCGGTTTATGGATATTTCAAAAAAGAAAAATATTGCCATTTTTTTAGTTGGCCACGTAACCAAGGAAGGCATCGTTGCCGGACCGAGGACTTTGGAACATTTAGTTGATGTAGTTCTTTATTTAGACGGCGAAGCCCATCATCAACTTCGGGTTTTACGAAGTGTAAAAAACCGATTTGGTTCAACTCAAGAAGTTGGATTATTGGAAATGAAAGAAGAAGGATTGGTCGAATTGATTGATCCTTCAAAATTTTTCTTGGTGGAAAAAGATATTGACAATAGCAGTACCGCACGCACGGTTCTTGCCGAGGGAAGAAGAGCGTTACTTCTTGAAGTTCAAACTTTAGCCAATCAATCTTACCTTGATTACCCACGGAGAGTGAGTGTTGGTTTTGATGTCAATCGCCTCCATCTTTTGGTTGCAGTAATTGAAAAACGAGTGCGTATTCGTTTCGGTCAGCAAGATATTTATTTGAATATGGCTGGAGGAATGAAGGTCACCGAGACTACTCCTGATTTAGCCATCTGTTTTAGTCTCATTTCTTCACGTTTAGAAAAGAGTCTCAATAAAAACACCATATATTTAGGAGAGGTTGGGTTAGGAGGAGAAATTCGTCCAGTCCACTTTTTTGAAGGGAGGATTCAAGAAGCGGCTAGAATGGGAATTAGTCGGGTGGTCACATCGCAATATCATCTCCATAATAGCGCCAAGAAAAAGCTAAAGGGATTGAAAATTATTGGATATCAAACCCTTTATGAAGCAGCACAAAAAGAAAATTTAGTACCATAA
- the cysS gene encoding cysteine--tRNA ligase: MEIYLYNTLTQKKELFVPQNKEKIGLYTCGPTVYDLIHIGNARVFVVFDCLRRFFKQLGYEVTFVQNFTDVDDKIINRAREKGLQPEEIASYYIEQYLIDADRLGIEQPTVSPRATEHIDDIIGLIKQLEDRGYTYALEGDILFDVSRFSDYGKLSRKPLEDQMEGARVEARYQKRNPADFVLWKSAKPGEPYWESPWGKGRPGWHIECSAMSMKYLGETLDIHAGGIDLIFPHHENEIAQSEAATGKTFVKYWLHNGYVNIQNEKMSKSLGNILTVRELYTNRDPRVLRLVILFTHYRNPINIDDTILDAAGSYLNRIKNFVRNFFFIYNQIQSDSKWLDSDESLIDKIQSMYEKFIASLADDFNTPQALAVLSDFIKEMNTYLQPKRKKWNLNTLKSILGFLNQVNQILGVIPLQEMEEEDREVLKLIQDREIARKNRVFSQADLLRDTILKSGYTIEDTPLGPRYYRDED, translated from the coding sequence TTGGAAATCTACCTTTACAATACGCTAACCCAAAAGAAAGAATTGTTTGTTCCTCAGAATAAAGAGAAAATAGGTTTATATACCTGTGGGCCAACCGTTTATGACTTAATCCATATTGGAAATGCCAGGGTATTTGTAGTATTTGATTGTTTACGACGTTTTTTTAAACAATTGGGTTATGAAGTTACCTTTGTACAAAATTTTACTGATGTAGATGATAAAATAATCAACCGAGCTAGGGAAAAAGGGCTTCAACCAGAAGAAATTGCCTCTTACTATATTGAACAATATTTAATCGATGCCGATCGATTGGGTATAGAACAACCAACCGTTTCTCCCCGAGCGACTGAGCATATCGATGATATTATCGGACTCATCAAACAGCTTGAAGATCGAGGTTACACTTATGCTCTCGAAGGTGATATTTTGTTTGATGTTTCGCGTTTTTCTGATTATGGCAAATTATCTCGAAAACCTTTAGAAGACCAGATGGAAGGTGCGAGAGTTGAAGCTCGTTACCAAAAAAGAAATCCCGCCGATTTTGTTCTTTGGAAAAGTGCCAAACCAGGAGAGCCTTATTGGGAAAGTCCTTGGGGAAAGGGGAGGCCGGGATGGCATATTGAGTGTTCGGCGATGTCGATGAAATATTTAGGCGAGACCCTTGATATCCATGCCGGAGGAATTGATTTAATATTTCCTCATCATGAGAATGAAATTGCCCAAAGTGAAGCAGCTACCGGGAAAACCTTCGTTAAATATTGGCTTCATAATGGCTATGTAAATATTCAAAATGAAAAGATGTCCAAGTCTTTAGGAAATATCTTGACCGTTCGAGAACTTTATACCAATCGTGATCCTCGTGTCTTGCGATTAGTTATTCTTTTTACTCATTACCGCAATCCTATTAATATCGATGATACGATTTTGGACGCTGCTGGGAGTTATTTAAATCGGATTAAAAATTTTGTTCGGAATTTCTTTTTCATCTATAACCAAATCCAGTCAGATTCGAAATGGCTGGATAGCGATGAAAGTTTAATAGATAAAATCCAGTCAATGTATGAAAAGTTTATTGCTTCACTTGCTGATGATTTTAATACTCCTCAAGCCTTGGCGGTTTTGAGTGATTTTATTAAAGAAATGAATACCTATCTTCAACCCAAAAGAAAAAAATGGAATCTCAATACCCTAAAAAGTATTTTAGGTTTTCTCAATCAAGTGAACCAAATTTTAGGCGTGATACCGCTTCAGGAAATGGAAGAAGAAGATCGAGAAGTTTTAAAACTGATTCAAGATAGGGAAATAGCCAGAAAAAATCGAGTTTTTTCCCAGGCAGACCTGCTACGAGATACCATCTTGAAGTCCGGCTATACCATCGAAGATACACCTCTGGGGCCTCGTTATTATCGAGATGAAGATTAA
- the ispF gene encoding 2-C-methyl-D-erythritol 2,4-cyclodiphosphate synthase encodes MRVGLGYDIHPFVEGKKLVLGGVTIPYHLGLSGHSDGDVICHALMDSLLGAASLPDIGHWFPDQDERFLGAYSLLLLEEITQKIRGDGWDIVNFDCTLIAEFPQITPFSLEMKQNLSRATGVSIQSIGLKATTNERLGSLGKGEGIACLSVCLILRNS; translated from the coding sequence ATAAGGGTGGGCTTGGGATATGATATTCATCCTTTTGTTGAAGGAAAGAAGTTAGTTTTAGGTGGCGTTACCATACCTTATCATCTTGGTTTATCCGGGCATTCCGATGGTGATGTGATATGCCATGCATTAATGGATTCCTTGTTGGGAGCGGCATCGCTCCCGGATATCGGGCATTGGTTTCCCGATCAAGATGAACGTTTCCTTGGTGCTTACAGTCTTTTATTATTGGAAGAAATAACACAAAAAATACGGGGAGATGGGTGGGATATCGTTAATTTTGATTGCACCCTCATTGCCGAGTTTCCCCAAATCACACCTTTTTCTCTAGAAATGAAACAAAACTTGTCCCGAGCAACCGGGGTAAGTATTCAATCGATCGGCCTTAAAGCGACGACCAATGAAAGACTAGGAAGTTTAGGAAAGGGGGAAGGCATAGCATGCCTATCCGTATGTCTTATTTTGAGAAATTCATGA
- a CDS encoding septal ring lytic transglycosylase RlpA family protein, with product MPIRMSYFEKFMKGISITLILSLAVFIFSNSVLANKSIPGRMVTRNSGTIHINGRRIMRVRHSGDYSSIDERAEKIYKRLSDLFIHPPSGTINFYVSPESKQVNAYCNQKLLFSVYPSDASLNNSEMLDLALLWLNQIQMEFYRLYDGYEGRVVNKIIGLASWYGPRFSGRATACEETFNPYAFTAAHRTLPIGSILLISNPDNGKRVVVRVNDRGPRSKNREIDLSLAAAKTIGIHQNGVDNVTIEVID from the coding sequence ATGCCTATCCGTATGTCTTATTTTGAGAAATTCATGAAAGGGATATCGATAACCCTTATTTTATCCCTAGCAGTTTTTATTTTTTCTAATTCAGTTTTGGCAAACAAATCGATACCAGGTCGAATGGTGACACGAAATTCAGGAACGATTCATATTAACGGAAGGAGAATAATGCGGGTTCGTCATTCCGGTGATTATTCTTCTATTGATGAAAGAGCTGAGAAAATTTATAAGCGATTGTCGGATTTGTTCATTCATCCACCATCGGGTACCATTAATTTCTATGTTTCACCTGAATCAAAACAAGTAAATGCTTATTGTAACCAAAAACTTCTATTTTCAGTTTACCCAAGCGATGCCTCTTTAAATAACTCCGAAATGTTAGACCTTGCTCTTCTCTGGTTAAATCAGATCCAAATGGAATTTTATCGTTTATATGATGGATACGAAGGACGAGTAGTCAATAAAATTATTGGTTTAGCTTCATGGTATGGACCAAGATTCTCCGGAAGGGCAACGGCCTGTGAAGAGACATTTAATCCGTATGCTTTTACGGCTGCTCATCGAACCCTCCCGATTGGCTCGATTCTACTGATTTCGAATCCAGATAATGGTAAAAGAGTTGTTGTAAGAGTAAATGATCGGGGACCGAGAAGCAAAAATCGGGAAATCGACCTATCGCTCGCAGCGGCAAAAACCATTGGGATCCATCAAAATGGCGTCGATAATGTGACTATTGAGGTTATTGATTAG